Proteins found in one archaeon genomic segment:
- a CDS encoding transketolase — translation METAQEVLRLKELARDTRRLILRSLAEAGSGHPGGSLSAVELLVTLFFHQMRFDAKNPSWPERDRFFLSKGHAAPLLYSILAQAGFFPVEELMTLRKMGSRLQGHPSMGIPGIEAPAGSEGIGLSLGVGTSLAAKLDRKAYRTYVLMGDGEQQEGQVWEAAMAASKYKLDNLTAIIDRNGIQQDGLTEQIMPIEPLAAKWRAFNWNVIEVDGYDFLQLLDGFELAASTRNRPTVVIAHTVKGKGISFMEWSPAYHGTPPSKDNLSDALSELK, via the coding sequence ATGGAGACCGCGCAGGAGGTCCTCAGGCTCAAGGAGCTCGCGCGCGACACCCGAAGGCTGATACTCAGGAGCCTCGCGGAGGCAGGCTCGGGGCACCCCGGAGGCTCGCTCTCGGCGGTGGAGCTCCTCGTCACTCTCTTCTTCCATCAGATGAGGTTCGACGCGAAGAACCCCTCCTGGCCGGAGCGGGACCGCTTCTTCCTAAGCAAGGGCCACGCCGCCCCTCTCCTTTACTCCATCCTCGCCCAGGCGGGCTTCTTCCCCGTCGAGGAGCTGATGACCCTTCGCAAGATGGGCTCCAGGCTCCAGGGGCACCCCTCCATGGGCATCCCGGGGATCGAGGCGCCAGCGGGCTCGGAGGGGATCGGACTCTCCCTCGGGGTCGGGACCTCGCTCGCAGCAAAGCTCGACCGGAAGGCCTACAGGACCTATGTGCTGATGGGAGACGGCGAGCAGCAGGAGGGGCAGGTCTGGGAGGCGGCGATGGCGGCGTCAAAGTACAAGCTCGACAACCTCACTGCGATCATCGACAGGAACGGGATCCAGCAGGACGGCCTCACCGAGCAGATCATGCCGATCGAACCACTGGCTGCGAAGTGGAGGGCCTTCAACTGGAACGTGATAGAGGTCGACGGATACGATTTTCTCCAACTCCTCGACGGCTTCGAGCTTGCCGCCTCGACGAGGAACAGGCCGACAGTGGTGATAGCCCACACGGTAAAGGGCAAGGGGATCTCCTTCATGGAGTGGTCCCCCGCGTACCACGGCACGCCCCCGTCCAAGGACAACCTCTCGGACGCCCTCAGCGAACTGAAGTGA
- a CDS encoding ribulose-phosphate 3-epimerase, translating into MKRVRIAPSILAWDLGELGKAAEICSRGGADQVHLDVIDGHFAPNITFGPGMVKALRKHTDLMFDTHLMIEKPELYVEKFLEAGSDLLSFHAEILDGPKFDRLASTVRGRGKEVGLALKPGTELPQWAAERLDKISALVVMTVNPGFSGQSMDVSVLPKLQRLARHIEEKGLGTDLEVDGGVEPENAREVVKRGGNVLVAGAGVFNKPDPVKAIGKLREAASKGGGA; encoded by the coding sequence TTGAAGCGAGTGCGAATCGCGCCGTCGATCCTCGCGTGGGACCTCGGGGAACTAGGAAAGGCCGCGGAGATCTGCTCCCGCGGCGGGGCCGACCAGGTACACCTCGACGTCATAGACGGGCACTTCGCTCCCAACATCACGTTCGGCCCTGGCATGGTCAAGGCCCTGAGGAAGCACACCGACCTGATGTTCGACACCCACCTGATGATCGAGAAGCCCGAGCTCTACGTCGAGAAGTTCCTGGAGGCAGGCTCCGACCTGCTCTCTTTCCATGCGGAGATCCTCGACGGCCCGAAGTTTGACAGGCTCGCTTCGACTGTCAGGGGACGGGGGAAGGAAGTGGGGCTGGCCCTCAAGCCTGGGACGGAGCTCCCCCAGTGGGCGGCCGAAAGGTTGGACAAGATCTCTGCCCTGGTCGTGATGACAGTCAACCCCGGGTTCAGCGGCCAGTCGATGGACGTGTCAGTCCTCCCCAAGCTGCAGAGGCTAGCAAGGCACATCGAGGAGAAGGGGCTCGGCACCGACCTGGAAGTGGACGGAGGGGTCGAGCCAGAGAACGCCCGGGAAGTCGTAAAGAGGGGTGGGAACGTGCTCGTGGCCGGAGCGGGCGTGTTCAACAAGCCAGACCCGGTGAAGGCCATCGGAAAGCTGAGGGAAGCCGCGTCCAAGGGCGGTGGTGCCTGA
- the fsa gene encoding fructose-6-phosphate aldolase, which produces MKLFLDTANFEWIRKLNQMGVVDGITTNPSLVAKEQGEFEEIVVRICKEVKGDVSAEVVATEHDAMVAEAKHLSSLAPNVVVKVPVIPEGLRATKTISGMGIRVNVTLVFSANQGLLAAKAGASFISPFIGRLDDIGQRGMEVVEDLVKIRDNYRLNTEVLVGSIRHPQHVLEAAKIGADIATMPPEIMEKMMQHPLTDSGLKRFLDDWQKAKKAKPSITV; this is translated from the coding sequence ATGAAACTCTTCCTCGATACAGCCAACTTCGAGTGGATCAGGAAGCTCAACCAAATGGGAGTCGTTGACGGGATTACCACCAACCCCAGCCTGGTGGCCAAGGAGCAGGGAGAATTCGAGGAGATAGTAGTGAGGATCTGCAAGGAGGTAAAGGGCGACGTGAGCGCAGAGGTGGTCGCTACAGAGCACGACGCCATGGTCGCGGAGGCGAAGCACCTCTCCTCGCTTGCGCCGAACGTCGTGGTCAAGGTCCCGGTCATCCCCGAAGGCCTCAGGGCCACGAAGACCATCTCAGGGATGGGGATCAGGGTCAACGTCACGCTCGTCTTCTCGGCAAACCAGGGCCTCCTGGCGGCGAAAGCCGGCGCCTCCTTCATCAGCCCCTTCATCGGAAGGCTCGACGACATCGGACAGAGAGGCATGGAAGTGGTCGAAGATCTAGTAAAGATCAGGGACAACTATCGGCTGAACACCGAGGTGCTCGTCGGCAGCATACGGCACCCGCAGCACGTCCTCGAGGCGGCCAAGATCGGCGCGGACATCGCCACAATGCCTCCTGAAATAATGGAGAAGATGATGCAGCACCCGCTGACCGACTCCGGGCTCAAGAGGTTCCTCGACGACTGGCAGAAGGCGAAGAAGGCGAAGCCTTCCATCACCGTCTGA
- a CDS encoding PIN domain-containing protein: MARLAAERGYFLDTYAMIEYLSGNRSYAAYFESGRLATSLLNLAELYYRVLFERGKDEAESTYTAFRAYQGEITHEDITLGMQLRLRRRAGGSNLSYTDAIGYAMSERMGLRFLTGDKAFKAMGNVEFVK, translated from the coding sequence TTGGCACGACTAGCAGCAGAGCGGGGTTACTTCCTGGACACGTATGCAATGATCGAGTACCTTTCAGGGAACAGGTCCTACGCAGCTTACTTCGAGTCGGGCCGCCTCGCGACCTCTCTTCTCAACCTCGCCGAACTCTACTACCGCGTGCTCTTCGAGCGAGGGAAGGACGAAGCAGAGTCGACCTACACGGCCTTCAGGGCGTACCAAGGAGAGATTACGCACGAGGACATAACGCTTGGCATGCAGTTGAGGTTGAGGAGGAGGGCAGGGGGATCTAACCTATCTTACACCGACGCGATCGGCTACGCGATGTCGGAGAGAATGGGCCTTAGATTCCTTACCGGTGACAAGGCCTTCAAAGCAATGGGGAACGTTGAGTTCGTGAAGTAG
- a CDS encoding Rieske 2Fe-2S domain-containing protein: MNDFAKAVEASKIPTGNMMTVEVDGESVLICNVDGRYYGMGAICTHEEWDLSEGTLEGTKVTCAGHGTVWDLNTGKGVYDEPVADEPLYEVKEEAGMLYVKKR; this comes from the coding sequence ATGAACGATTTCGCGAAGGCCGTCGAGGCGTCGAAGATTCCCACCGGAAACATGATGACGGTCGAGGTGGACGGGGAGTCGGTCCTCATCTGCAACGTCGATGGAAGGTACTACGGCATGGGGGCGATCTGCACCCACGAAGAGTGGGACCTGTCCGAAGGAACCCTGGAGGGGACGAAGGTCACCTGCGCGGGCCACGGGACAGTCTGGGACCTCAACACGGGTAAAGGAGTCTACGACGAGCCGGTCGCGGACGAGCCTCTTTACGAAGTCAAGGAAGAGGCCGGGATGCTCTACGTCAAGAAGAGATAG
- a CDS encoding transketolase family protein, whose amino-acid sequence MLSKQGAMRDAYGEALLELGASNPEVVVLGADTTGSLKSGVFSTKYPNRFFNIGIAEQNLISVAAGMALAGKVAYAGTYAIFVPGKCVDQIRNNIAYPNLNVKIVCSHGGISVGPDGASHQQVEDIAIMRAIPRMSVVVPADAVSTKATVLAVASIPGPFYVRLTRPTTKVVYDSGFEYGKGEAKVVIDGSDVAIVACGIMVPEAVKAAESLKVRGTSAAVIDLHTIKPIDSDTITKYARRCGRVVTAEEHNIMGGMGSAVAEVLGEQAPVPMKRVGVMDTFGESGEAPELLAKYGLTSSEIERASELLLRRPD is encoded by the coding sequence ATGCTCTCGAAACAGGGCGCCATGCGGGACGCCTACGGGGAGGCCCTGCTAGAACTGGGGGCCAGCAATCCGGAGGTCGTGGTCTTAGGGGCCGACACAACAGGCTCCCTGAAGTCGGGGGTCTTCTCCACCAAGTATCCGAACCGGTTCTTCAACATCGGGATCGCGGAACAGAACCTGATCTCGGTGGCGGCCGGGATGGCGCTCGCCGGCAAGGTCGCATACGCGGGAACCTACGCTATCTTCGTCCCTGGGAAGTGCGTAGACCAGATCAGGAACAACATCGCGTACCCCAACCTGAACGTCAAGATCGTCTGTTCCCATGGGGGGATCTCCGTCGGCCCTGACGGGGCCTCCCACCAGCAGGTCGAGGACATCGCCATAATGAGGGCGATCCCCCGGATGAGCGTGGTTGTCCCCGCGGATGCGGTCTCGACGAAAGCGACTGTCTTGGCGGTCGCGTCAATCCCAGGGCCGTTCTATGTCCGCCTGACGAGGCCAACGACGAAGGTCGTGTACGACTCGGGGTTTGAGTATGGGAAGGGGGAGGCCAAGGTCGTCATCGACGGGTCGGACGTGGCAATCGTCGCATGCGGGATCATGGTCCCGGAGGCGGTCAAGGCTGCCGAGTCCCTCAAAGTCCGGGGAACCTCCGCGGCCGTGATAGACCTCCACACGATAAAGCCCATAGACTCTGATACAATCACGAAGTACGCGAGGAGGTGCGGGCGCGTAGTTACGGCGGAGGAGCACAACATCATGGGCGGGATGGGCTCCGCGGTTGCCGAGGTCCTCGGCGAGCAGGCCCCTGTGCCCATGAAGCGCGTCGGGGTGATGGACACGTTCGGCGAGAGTGGGGAGGCCCCGGAGCTTCTGGCAAAGTACGGCCTCACTTCGAGTGAAATCGAGCGGGCCTCCGAGTTACTCCTGAGGCGCCCCGACTAG
- a CDS encoding glycosyltransferase family 39 protein — MPTRRDGLARIALRLGAGALVALGVLLSLLVLNAASPGPILFAGVELAFLAFFVFVTSAIFSGLWHAYSTHPAERKAMLAVGIILGLTLGAHLYIINSPATADCYDSGDMVNGCIGDEQYYVLAGERIQHGVSCNVDFRSLVSDCNFEHPYLSKAFVGAGIALFGDNDFGWRIFQVLLGTSSLPLLYLLAWKLTASRRFSLIATVLLGLDTMFFVHSSAALIDVHMVFFSLLAFVTYFYRVKLWRLDRFVVSGALMGIAGLTKETAVFLALTLLTYHLLAGEAGEGITGGGWMAALKARLKPTVVIAVSGFAVFAVGLQVYDSLFVSSSVHSFIDHIVFMLRYGASLVGKGSYVYGPSNTPVTPFSWLTYYWPIPYLVETYRYCPNPGPGPACVSVFYTTVGYRSFTNLLEAWATFLWVPLTVYTLWKRLKPRSLSPEAAEAQVTGPSDLKVSLLSLLWFSWNYFPYLLLYALGRVTYPFYLIPAMPGLALGTAYLLTRKGIPRPIVYLYLAGVFGVFFVLFPVKAFLPEWLRILIGY, encoded by the coding sequence TTGCCAACCCGAAGGGACGGGCTGGCCCGCATAGCCCTGCGGCTGGGGGCCGGCGCCCTCGTTGCCCTTGGAGTCTTGCTCTCTCTCCTCGTCCTCAATGCGGCGAGTCCGGGACCCATCCTGTTCGCGGGAGTCGAGTTGGCGTTCTTAGCCTTCTTCGTGTTTGTGACATCTGCGATTTTCTCCGGGTTGTGGCACGCGTACTCGACGCACCCAGCAGAGAGGAAGGCAATGCTGGCGGTCGGAATCATCCTGGGCTTGACCCTAGGAGCGCACCTCTATATCATCAACTCGCCGGCGACGGCGGACTGCTACGACTCGGGGGACATGGTCAATGGGTGCATCGGGGACGAGCAGTACTACGTCCTTGCCGGGGAGAGGATCCAGCATGGCGTCAGCTGTAACGTTGACTTCCGCTCTCTCGTTTCAGATTGCAACTTCGAACACCCCTACCTCTCGAAGGCCTTCGTCGGGGCCGGGATTGCGCTCTTCGGGGACAACGACTTCGGTTGGAGGATATTTCAAGTTCTGCTTGGAACGTCCAGCCTCCCCCTGCTCTACCTCTTGGCGTGGAAGTTGACCGCGAGCCGGAGGTTCTCACTCATCGCTACGGTCCTCCTGGGGCTCGACACTATGTTCTTCGTCCATTCGAGCGCCGCCCTCATCGATGTGCACATGGTCTTCTTCTCCTTGCTGGCATTCGTCACTTACTTCTACAGAGTCAAACTCTGGAGGCTCGACAGGTTCGTCGTCTCAGGCGCCCTTATGGGGATTGCGGGGCTGACAAAGGAGACTGCGGTCTTCCTCGCCCTGACGCTCCTGACTTACCACCTGCTGGCCGGAGAAGCCGGGGAGGGGATCACGGGGGGAGGGTGGATGGCTGCCTTGAAGGCGAGGCTGAAGCCGACCGTGGTCATCGCCGTCTCCGGGTTCGCAGTATTCGCCGTGGGGCTTCAGGTCTACGACTCGCTGTTCGTCAGTTCCTCCGTCCACAGCTTCATAGACCACATAGTCTTCATGCTGAGGTACGGGGCTTCGCTGGTCGGGAAGGGAAGCTACGTGTATGGGCCGAGCAACACCCCAGTCACGCCCTTCTCGTGGCTTACGTACTACTGGCCGATCCCCTACCTCGTCGAGACGTACAGGTACTGCCCGAACCCAGGACCCGGACCTGCCTGCGTGAGCGTCTTCTACACCACTGTTGGGTACCGCAGCTTCACGAACCTCCTTGAGGCTTGGGCTACTTTCCTCTGGGTTCCGCTCACCGTCTACACTCTGTGGAAGAGACTGAAGCCCAGGTCACTCTCCCCCGAGGCAGCGGAGGCTCAGGTGACTGGACCTTCGGACCTCAAGGTCTCGCTACTCTCACTCCTCTGGTTCTCATGGAACTACTTTCCTTATCTTCTCCTCTACGCCTTGGGACGAGTGACCTACCCATTCTACCTGATACCAGCGATGCCGGGCCTCGCCCTTGGTACGGCGTACCTCCTGACTAGGAAGGGGATCCCACGGCCGATCGTCTATCTCTATCTGGCAGGAGTCTTCGGAGTCTTCTTCGTCCTCTTTCCCGTCAAGGCCTTCCTTCCTGAGTGGCTGCGCATCCTGATCGGGTACTAG
- a CDS encoding MMPL family transporter: MVSESSQRPSSTPFKRLGKVVYRRRKVVLVAWIVALVLVIPIISNVGKVTSLQQGSATGNQLESVKAADLVAAQFAKSVPNSTLLIVISADNVSSAATQRLVRELTSSLKSNTTIVGLNQTVDVYSRLYAAISGVNIGAYSARDGANATLRPLYGVPALYLGIWSGAFNSTHDVNASNNIAYQNAGATLSSANATAYQHYTSFMLTDFNDAWVASWSNSTTSGLSFGARAAYAADVADRAFIASHYAGPKPFAEGLTRSITFGDFLNETKAQFSSSLGVFAVHYVSVSSGFSETFVDAAYSLGPSPDNESLYALAGNVVADPKGYAVDPGLASLISSFVSPGRDTTIVSLGLNTGGTPNLLAVRWIVAHVYSQSAAAGLAAPQVTGQDAISNDFGTSTQQDLDLILPVTLVLLIVATGLFFRSLLTPFITLGTIGVALGISQVFIVIVGTYVAKVDFTIPTILLTVLIGVGTDYSVFVIARYREERVRGLSVQDAVETSVTWAGESIATSGATVIISFLSLAFTSVVYLRTMGFVVGFGVLVALAVALTLVPAIIGMVGGRAFWPNSGKRFERYSASVLSKLEKKSGYFSRSGSFAVRNSKALIIVALLVSVPAIYVYSTTTPTYDFLSAAPSNLESVSASNQLTDSFGGGRLSPTYVILTFDHAIVTGHSFDSSSMGQVDELSTHLAQSADIRNVSGPTRPFGEQVNYAAINTSTAEGQRTFNKVLQSIGKDNSTALITVNLAIDPFSTAAIADAQAIRQYAHANYDSAQGVTGVYVGGASGSILDTKNVFDAQFNSIVPIVAVGVALVLLVVLGSLFLPVFAVLSVLMSIIWTLAVTRLVFAQYFNYQILFITPFFLFVTLLGLGMDYNVFILTRIREEATKGRSLDDSIVGAIEQTGGIITAAAIILAGSLGALMLSSDLLLKQMGFAFAFSILIDALVVRTYLVPAVMQFMGKWNWFSPIPYLNRSHSLYERDKKFGA, from the coding sequence TTGGTCTCTGAGTCATCTCAAAGGCCCTCCTCGACTCCTTTCAAGAGGCTGGGCAAGGTCGTCTATCGTAGAAGGAAGGTCGTGCTCGTCGCCTGGATTGTCGCACTAGTACTCGTCATCCCCATCATTTCCAACGTCGGCAAGGTCACTTCCCTCCAGCAAGGCTCGGCCACCGGAAACCAGCTGGAGTCGGTCAAGGCGGCCGACCTCGTCGCAGCCCAGTTCGCGAAGTCCGTCCCCAACAGCACTCTGCTCATCGTGATCTCGGCGGACAACGTCTCCTCTGCCGCCACTCAGCGGCTGGTGAGGGAACTGACCTCCTCCTTGAAGTCGAACACGACCATCGTCGGCCTGAACCAGACCGTCGACGTTTACTCCAGGCTCTATGCCGCAATCTCGGGGGTCAACATCGGTGCATACTCTGCGCGCGACGGGGCTAACGCCACCCTGCGGCCGTTGTACGGCGTGCCCGCCCTCTACCTCGGGATTTGGAGCGGGGCTTTCAACTCGACCCACGACGTCAACGCTTCGAACAACATAGCATACCAGAACGCGGGGGCAACACTCTCCTCAGCGAACGCGACGGCGTACCAACACTACACATCATTCATGCTCACAGACTTCAACGACGCCTGGGTCGCATCCTGGTCAAACTCGACTACATCCGGCCTCTCCTTCGGGGCCAGGGCCGCCTACGCGGCCGACGTCGCAGACCGGGCCTTCATCGCATCCCACTATGCCGGGCCGAAGCCCTTCGCCGAAGGCCTGACAAGGTCGATCACCTTCGGGGACTTCCTCAACGAGACGAAGGCCCAATTCTCCTCTTCACTTGGCGTCTTTGCGGTCCACTACGTCAGCGTCTCGAGCGGCTTCTCCGAGACCTTCGTCGACGCAGCCTACTCGCTGGGCCCATCGCCAGACAACGAGTCGCTCTACGCCCTGGCCGGGAACGTTGTCGCCGACCCGAAGGGATACGCGGTCGACCCCGGGCTTGCGTCGCTCATCTCGTCCTTCGTCTCCCCTGGCAGGGACACGACGATCGTCTCCCTGGGGCTCAACACGGGTGGCACACCCAACCTCTTGGCGGTGCGTTGGATCGTGGCCCACGTCTACTCTCAGAGCGCGGCCGCGGGCCTGGCAGCTCCTCAGGTGACCGGCCAGGACGCGATCTCCAACGACTTCGGCACGTCCACCCAGCAGGACCTCGACCTCATACTCCCAGTGACGCTGGTGCTTCTCATCGTGGCCACGGGACTCTTCTTCAGGTCGCTTCTGACCCCCTTCATCACGCTGGGGACGATCGGGGTCGCCCTCGGGATCTCCCAGGTCTTCATCGTGATCGTAGGGACGTACGTGGCCAAGGTGGACTTCACCATTCCGACGATCCTGCTCACCGTACTGATAGGGGTCGGGACTGACTACAGCGTCTTCGTCATCGCGAGGTACAGGGAGGAGAGGGTCCGTGGGCTCTCAGTCCAGGACGCCGTAGAGACCTCGGTGACCTGGGCCGGGGAGAGCATCGCGACGAGCGGGGCCACGGTCATCATCTCATTTCTCTCCCTCGCCTTCACCTCAGTGGTCTACCTTAGGACGATGGGCTTCGTGGTGGGCTTCGGCGTCCTGGTGGCCCTGGCGGTCGCCCTCACCCTCGTTCCGGCAATCATAGGGATGGTCGGAGGCAGGGCCTTCTGGCCTAATTCCGGTAAAAGGTTCGAGAGATACTCCGCTTCGGTCCTCTCGAAGCTCGAGAAGAAGTCCGGGTACTTCTCGAGGAGCGGGTCGTTCGCAGTCCGGAACTCGAAGGCGCTCATCATCGTCGCCCTCCTGGTCTCTGTGCCAGCGATCTACGTCTACTCCACCACGACCCCTACCTACGACTTCCTCTCGGCGGCCCCGTCCAACCTCGAGTCCGTCTCGGCCTCCAACCAGCTGACCGACTCCTTCGGCGGCGGAAGGCTCTCGCCGACCTACGTCATCCTTACCTTCGACCATGCGATCGTAACGGGTCATAGCTTCGACAGCTCGTCGATGGGCCAGGTCGATGAACTCTCGACCCACCTGGCGCAGTCGGCGGACATACGCAACGTCAGCGGCCCGACAAGGCCCTTTGGCGAGCAGGTAAACTACGCAGCGATCAACACCTCCACGGCCGAGGGCCAGAGGACCTTCAACAAGGTCCTGCAGAGCATCGGTAAGGACAATTCCACGGCGCTAATCACGGTCAACCTCGCCATCGACCCCTTCTCCACGGCTGCGATCGCTGACGCGCAGGCGATCAGGCAGTACGCCCACGCGAACTACGACTCGGCGCAGGGGGTCACGGGAGTCTACGTAGGTGGGGCCTCGGGCTCGATCCTCGACACGAAGAACGTCTTCGACGCGCAGTTCAACTCCATAGTCCCGATAGTGGCAGTTGGAGTCGCGCTCGTCCTCCTGGTCGTCCTGGGCTCTCTCTTCCTCCCGGTCTTCGCAGTCCTGTCGGTCCTCATGAGTATAATCTGGACGCTCGCGGTCACCCGCCTGGTCTTCGCCCAGTACTTCAACTACCAGATCCTCTTCATCACCCCGTTCTTCCTCTTCGTAACCCTCCTGGGCCTTGGGATGGACTACAACGTCTTCATCCTGACGAGGATCCGCGAGGAGGCGACCAAAGGCAGATCCCTTGACGACTCCATAGTCGGGGCAATCGAGCAGACAGGCGGGATCATCACCGCGGCCGCGATCATCCTTGCGGGCTCCCTCGGGGCCCTGATGCTCTCGAGCGACCTCCTCCTCAAGCAGATGGGCTTCGCCTTCGCGTTCTCGATACTAATCGACGCCCTGGTGGTTAGGACTTACCTGGTCCCGGCGGTGATGCAGTTCATGGGCAAGTGGAACTGGTTCAGCCCGATACCCTACCTCAACCGCTCGCACTCCCTCTACGAGAGGGACAAGAAGTTCGGCGCCTAG
- the hemC gene encoding hydroxymethylbilane synthase gives MRRIKIGTRGSRLALVQTEIVCGLLRARAATEIDVLVVNTTGDKLPEERRGEVEGKGAFTGDLEAMLQSNEIDLAIHSMKDLPTSLGRGLEVGATPVRADPRDALVSAHGLLLSNLPNGSAVGTSSIRRKAQLRALRGDLEVVDLHGNVDTRLRKVGSGSLEGIVIAAAGLERLGELQRVTEFFSIDKVVPSPCQGTIAVESRVEDADAASYLRSIEDPSVRTESECERAFAARLGGDCDLPAGFCARLEGGSIRMTGAIASPDGSKVVRLVDNAPAEEASRAGRDFADRMLSMGGREILEEVLA, from the coding sequence ATGAGGCGGATCAAGATCGGCACGAGGGGCAGCAGGCTGGCCTTGGTCCAGACCGAGATTGTATGCGGGCTGCTTCGGGCACGCGCGGCAACGGAGATCGATGTGCTAGTAGTCAACACCACCGGGGACAAGCTACCCGAAGAGCGAAGGGGAGAGGTCGAAGGCAAGGGAGCGTTCACTGGAGACCTCGAGGCTATGCTCCAGTCCAACGAGATAGACCTCGCCATCCACAGCATGAAGGACCTCCCCACCAGCCTTGGAAGAGGCCTAGAAGTAGGCGCGACCCCGGTCAGGGCGGACCCGCGCGACGCACTTGTCTCCGCGCACGGGCTACTGCTCTCCAACTTACCAAACGGGTCGGCAGTGGGAACGAGCAGCATACGGAGGAAGGCCCAGCTCAGGGCGCTCAGGGGGGACCTGGAGGTCGTGGACCTTCACGGCAATGTGGACACGAGACTGAGGAAGGTGGGAAGCGGGAGCCTGGAGGGCATCGTGATCGCTGCGGCAGGCCTCGAGAGGTTGGGCGAACTCCAGAGAGTCACCGAGTTCTTCTCGATCGACAAGGTCGTCCCCAGCCCCTGCCAGGGGACCATCGCGGTCGAGAGCAGGGTCGAAGACGCGGATGCCGCCTCTTACCTTCGGAGCATCGAGGACCCTAGTGTGAGGACGGAGTCCGAGTGCGAGAGGGCCTTCGCAGCTCGGCTCGGTGGAGACTGCGACCTTCCGGCCGGGTTCTGCGCGAGGCTCGAAGGCGGGTCCATCAGGATGACCGGCGCAATCGCTTCACCCGACGGCTCGAAGGTTGTTCGCCTGGTCGACAATGCTCCGGCCGAAGAGGCTTCGCGGGCGGGCAGAGACTTCGCGGACCGGATGCTCAGCATGGGCGGGAGAGAGATCCTGGAGGAGGTCTTGGCTTGA
- a CDS encoding zinc ribbon domain-containing protein codes for MPYCNNCGKEFVTGTKFCPNCGTPQQVAQQQAAPSLQESPPPPPQVPVYVPAPRGPPRPNGVTALMVLEAFAGVLILLIALSSLSLPGVVAGAILLGVVLLVLGTATLAAFYGIFRLKPWAWTVALWSSAGVLAFGVLALITGAWQLGVPSILFGAYGVYYLRGADARAFLGRPAGAKAAAQSK; via the coding sequence ATGCCATACTGCAATAATTGTGGGAAGGAGTTCGTGACTGGGACGAAGTTCTGCCCAAACTGCGGAACACCCCAGCAGGTCGCCCAGCAGCAGGCGGCGCCCAGCTTGCAGGAGTCGCCTCCGCCTCCCCCTCAGGTCCCAGTCTATGTTCCTGCTCCCAGGGGCCCTCCGAGGCCCAACGGGGTGACCGCATTGATGGTCCTCGAGGCCTTCGCTGGTGTTCTGATTCTACTCATAGCCCTGAGCTCACTCAGCCTTCCAGGTGTGGTTGCGGGTGCGATTCTTCTTGGAGTGGTACTCCTCGTCCTGGGGACAGCCACCCTCGCAGCCTTTTATGGGATCTTCAGGCTCAAGCCATGGGCCTGGACGGTCGCCCTGTGGTCATCAGCCGGGGTCCTGGCATTCGGGGTCCTCGCTCTGATAACCGGGGCGTGGCAGCTGGGGGTCCCCAGCATCCTCTTCGGAGCCTACGGGGTCTACTACCTCCGAGGAGCAGATGCGAGGGCTTTCCTGGGCAGGCCAGCGGGCGCAAAGGCCGCAGCGCAGAGCAAGTAG
- a CDS encoding nucleotidyltransferase family protein gives MRLRPLTEDIPKPLVLVNGRPISELQIDWLAKEGGVDEVTFACGYKWQKLQEHFGSDYKGVKVGYSVEESPLGTGGAVKKALSGVPNEDLVLIVNGDIVTDLSPSRMVDAHRQAGDITASMLVVPYKSRFGVVKIDKLKTVRGFEEKAVFPDVWINGGVYVLNARKALKYLPENGDIERETFPKLVAHGELLSFPHYGDWHYIDSPKDLKELEEALQQPA, from the coding sequence ATGCGCCTCAGGCCCCTGACCGAGGACATCCCAAAGCCTCTAGTCCTCGTCAACGGGCGGCCGATCTCCGAGCTCCAGATCGACTGGCTCGCAAAGGAAGGGGGAGTCGACGAGGTCACCTTCGCCTGCGGATACAAGTGGCAGAAGCTCCAGGAGCACTTTGGGAGCGACTACAAAGGAGTCAAGGTCGGGTATTCCGTGGAGGAATCTCCCCTGGGGACGGGTGGCGCTGTGAAGAAGGCCCTCTCCGGGGTGCCCAACGAGGACCTTGTCCTGATTGTCAACGGGGACATCGTCACCGACCTTTCGCCAAGCAGGATGGTCGACGCCCACAGGCAGGCCGGGGACATCACGGCATCGATGCTCGTGGTCCCGTACAAGTCCAGGTTCGGCGTGGTCAAGATAGACAAGCTGAAGACTGTGAGGGGATTCGAAGAGAAGGCGGTCTTTCCGGACGTCTGGATCAACGGCGGGGTCTACGTGCTCAACGCGCGCAAGGCGCTGAAGTACCTCCCTGAGAACGGCGACATCGAGAGGGAGACCTTCCCGAAGCTGGTAGCGCACGGAGAGCTCCTCTCCTTTCCCCACTACGGCGACTGGCATTACATTGACTCGCCAAAGGATCTCAAGGAACTGGAAGAAGCGCTGCAGCAGCCCGCCTAG